A single window of Fibrobacter sp. UWR2 DNA harbors:
- a CDS encoding phosphomannomutase has translation MENITQIWKKIQSPEFNPATDMGLVEQVKQVALTSQESAKVSFGTSGWRGEIGSEFTLRNLQVVGAAIVRLYKEATPELFAALGVKDFAELQKRGVVVGHDNRLLGHEFCEAVADQFAKAGVKVYYGGEMPTPEFSAAIEMLGAACSINMTPSHNPSHYNGIKFNPADGGPAGPEITNVITKLSNEMMATWKFEPVGKVDWEIIDSLKIYKEFLVKQGTIKFDRIKEFIKKGRLTLVCDHVHGSTRRRPAALLDNPECLITLRNEDDSLFGGIAPEPSSKNLEKVRKVLDESKSEFRLGAIFDPDGDRIRFYDGTREIDMNQFGAIAFHYMATWRKEQGCVAKSVATSNFVNIIAEKLGVPVMETPVGFKNFRPWLSRNAKQKALVAFEESDGISGLNNTLEKDAQFGLLIALEIMAVTGKNLGEYLDALYEEYGRFYPTRSGFEVDKSLVGAPLKAKVDAIATIAKPGAKVMVGKNEKTVKQLLTLDGVKVIFEDDSWMLVRPSGTEPKVRIYTECREPDEKDPMFEAAKALFFKN, from the coding sequence ATGGAAAACATTACCCAGATTTGGAAGAAGATTCAGTCCCCCGAATTCAACCCGGCCACCGATATGGGCCTGGTCGAACAGGTGAAGCAGGTCGCCCTGACCTCGCAGGAAAGTGCCAAGGTGAGCTTCGGTACTTCCGGCTGGCGCGGCGAAATCGGTTCTGAATTTACCCTCCGCAATCTGCAGGTCGTGGGTGCCGCCATCGTGCGCCTCTACAAGGAAGCTACTCCCGAACTCTTTGCTGCCCTCGGCGTGAAGGACTTTGCCGAACTCCAGAAGCGCGGCGTGGTTGTTGGCCACGATAACCGCCTCCTCGGTCACGAGTTCTGCGAGGCTGTGGCCGACCAGTTCGCCAAGGCCGGCGTGAAGGTCTACTACGGTGGCGAGATGCCGACTCCGGAATTCAGCGCCGCTATCGAGATGCTCGGTGCCGCCTGCTCCATCAACATGACCCCGAGCCACAACCCGAGCCACTACAACGGTATCAAGTTCAACCCGGCCGACGGCGGTCCTGCCGGTCCGGAAATCACGAACGTCATCACGAAGCTCAGCAACGAAATGATGGCCACCTGGAAGTTTGAACCGGTGGGCAAGGTTGACTGGGAAATCATCGACTCCCTCAAGATTTACAAGGAATTCCTCGTTAAGCAGGGCACCATCAAGTTCGACCGCATCAAGGAATTCATCAAGAAGGGCCGCCTGACCCTCGTGTGCGACCACGTGCACGGCTCTACCCGCCGCCGCCCTGCCGCCCTGCTCGACAATCCGGAATGCCTCATCACGCTCCGCAACGAAGACGATTCCCTGTTCGGCGGCATCGCCCCGGAACCGTCCAGCAAGAACCTCGAGAAGGTCCGCAAGGTTTTGGACGAAAGCAAGAGCGAGTTCCGCCTCGGTGCGATTTTCGACCCGGATGGCGACCGCATCCGCTTCTACGACGGTACGCGTGAAATTGACATGAACCAGTTCGGTGCCATCGCGTTCCACTACATGGCCACCTGGCGCAAGGAACAGGGCTGTGTTGCCAAGTCCGTCGCTACATCTAACTTTGTGAACATTATTGCCGAAAAACTCGGTGTGCCTGTGATGGAAACTCCGGTGGGCTTCAAGAACTTCCGCCCGTGGCTCAGCCGCAATGCGAAGCAGAAGGCTCTCGTGGCGTTCGAAGAATCCGACGGTATCTCCGGCCTCAACAACACGCTCGAGAAGGATGCCCAGTTCGGCCTCCTCATCGCTCTTGAAATCATGGCCGTTACCGGCAAGAACCTCGGCGAATACCTCGATGCCCTTTACGAAGAGTACGGCCGCTTCTACCCGACCCGCTCGGGCTTCGAAGTGGACAAGTCCCTCGTGGGTGCCCCGCTCAAGGCCAAGGTCGACGCTATCGCAACGATCGCGAAGCCGGGTGCCAAGGTCATGGTCGGCAAGAACGAGAAGACTGTTAAGCAGCTCCTTACGCTCGATGGCGTGAAGGTCATCTTCGAAGACGACTCCTGGATGCTCGTGCGTCCGTCGGGTACCGAACCGAAGGTGCGCATCTACACCGAATGCCGCGAACCGGATGAAAAGGACCCGATGTTCGAGGCTGCGAAGGCGCTGTTTTTCAAGAACTGA
- a CDS encoding N-acetylmuramoyl-L-alanine amidase, with the protein MLLVVGWAISFADVTAVDAEAFSKKIGASFHWFPVQKSFIMVADKDTAKFAIGLPFAYVNGESLDLSASPVLEDGHLWIAEYDANRIFQKAKPASSSSTAASSSAVKNTTAQAAKSSASNKTTAPKNETAGTREVKTIVIDPGHGGKDSGALGKNSQEKDIVLSIGKLVKKALEKEGFNVKMTRDKDVFIELGQRANLANQWDGDLFISLHCNAIDATPERKKQIRGYHVYVLRAPESEEDKAIARRENKVATLYGEKNAKEELSPIEWFKLEARLEKYKQNSYMFTEEMLKALDGGKIKRQAGGVGGAGFMVLVGALMPAVLFEIGFISNLEDEAYMMSKDGQADIAARIAKAVSTYKEAVHSYRETLGR; encoded by the coding sequence TTGCTCCTGGTTGTCGGCTGGGCAATCTCGTTTGCCGACGTGACTGCCGTCGATGCCGAAGCCTTCTCCAAGAAAATCGGAGCATCGTTCCACTGGTTCCCCGTACAGAAATCCTTCATCATGGTCGCGGACAAGGATACCGCGAAATTCGCCATCGGGCTGCCCTTCGCCTACGTGAACGGTGAATCGCTTGACCTTTCGGCAAGCCCGGTACTCGAAGACGGCCACCTTTGGATTGCGGAATACGACGCAAACCGCATTTTCCAGAAGGCAAAACCGGCAAGCAGCAGTTCTACTGCAGCAAGTTCCAGCGCGGTAAAGAATACGACTGCGCAAGCCGCCAAGTCTTCGGCTAGCAACAAGACCACCGCCCCCAAGAACGAGACCGCGGGCACGCGCGAAGTCAAGACCATCGTCATTGACCCCGGCCACGGCGGCAAGGACTCCGGAGCACTCGGCAAGAACTCGCAAGAAAAGGACATCGTGCTTTCCATCGGCAAGTTGGTGAAGAAAGCCCTCGAGAAGGAAGGCTTCAACGTGAAGATGACCCGCGACAAGGACGTGTTCATCGAGCTCGGCCAGCGCGCGAACCTCGCGAACCAGTGGGACGGTGACCTGTTCATCAGCCTGCACTGCAACGCCATCGACGCGACCCCAGAACGCAAGAAGCAGATCCGCGGCTACCACGTGTACGTGCTGCGCGCCCCCGAAAGCGAAGAAGACAAGGCCATTGCCCGCCGCGAAAACAAGGTGGCTACACTGTACGGCGAAAAGAACGCAAAAGAAGAACTTTCCCCCATCGAATGGTTCAAGCTGGAAGCCCGCCTCGAAAAGTACAAGCAGAACAGCTACATGTTCACCGAAGAAATGCTCAAGGCCCTCGACGGCGGCAAAATCAAGCGTCAGGCAGGCGGTGTCGGCGGTGCAGGGTTCATGGTACTCGTGGGCGCACTCATGCCCGCCGTGCTATTCGAAATCGGGTTCATCAGCAACCTCGAGGACGAGGCCTACATGATGAGCAAAGACGGCCAGGCCGATATCGCCGCACGCATCGCGAAGGCCGTAAGCACCTACAAGGAAGCAGTGCACAGCTACCGCGAAACGCTCGGACGGTAG
- a CDS encoding YebC/PmpR family DNA-binding transcriptional regulator, protein MSGHSKWATTKRKKAKTDVARAKAWNKLIKEISIAAKLGGGNPDANPRLRAAILKSKSQSLPTKNIESAIAKGTGANSGTEMTEPMYEGRGPGGIAIMVQCMTDNKVRTVAEIRNIFNKNNGSMGESGSVSWAFTYKGVIIVDAEKYPEDQVMDLVLEAGAEDMSTEDGVHEISTSPEAFDAVSKALEAANIEMMSAELSYVANDPVKLGHDDAVKLLKLIDKFEDHDDVQEVYHNAEIDEADMDAE, encoded by the coding sequence ATGTCCGGTCACTCCAAATGGGCCACCACCAAACGCAAGAAAGCCAAGACTGACGTCGCTCGCGCCAAGGCTTGGAACAAGTTGATTAAGGAAATCTCCATCGCTGCCAAGCTCGGTGGCGGAAACCCGGATGCGAACCCGCGTCTGCGTGCCGCCATTCTCAAGTCCAAGAGCCAGAGCCTGCCGACCAAGAACATCGAAAGCGCCATCGCCAAGGGTACGGGTGCGAACTCCGGTACCGAAATGACGGAGCCGATGTACGAAGGACGCGGCCCGGGCGGAATCGCCATCATGGTGCAGTGCATGACCGACAACAAGGTCCGCACCGTTGCCGAAATCCGCAACATCTTTAACAAGAACAACGGTTCCATGGGCGAATCCGGCTCCGTTTCCTGGGCCTTCACTTACAAGGGCGTGATTATCGTCGACGCCGAGAAGTACCCCGAAGACCAGGTGATGGACCTCGTGCTCGAAGCCGGTGCCGAAGACATGTCCACCGAAGACGGCGTGCATGAAATTTCCACCTCTCCGGAAGCATTTGACGCCGTTTCCAAGGCTCTCGAAGCTGCGAACATCGAAATGATGAGCGCCGAACTCTCCTACGTCGCCAACGACCCGGTCAAGCTCGGCCACGACGACGCGGTGAAGCTCCTCAAGCTCATCGACAAGTTCGAAGATCACGACGATGTGCAGGAAGTCTACCACAACGCCGAAATCGACGAAGCCGACATGGACGCTGAGTAA
- the smpB gene encoding SsrA-binding protein SmpB, producing the protein MAKKEQQSTPVIMNRKASHLYFVDETFEVGIMLIGSEVKSIRDGKCTISEAWVDVDEKKDELWLVGARIDEYLFANRFNHFPARKRKLLAHAHEIQKMRKAKELKGCTIVPLKLYFKNRRAKLEIGICRGKDQRDKRQDIINREAKLEMDRAAKAHR; encoded by the coding sequence ATGGCCAAGAAGGAGCAACAGAGCACGCCGGTCATCATGAACCGCAAGGCGTCGCACCTCTATTTCGTCGACGAGACGTTCGAGGTGGGCATCATGCTCATTGGCTCCGAAGTCAAGTCCATCCGTGACGGCAAATGCACCATCAGCGAAGCCTGGGTCGACGTGGACGAGAAAAAAGACGAACTCTGGCTCGTGGGCGCCCGCATAGACGAATACCTTTTCGCGAACCGGTTCAACCATTTCCCCGCACGCAAGCGCAAGCTCCTCGCCCACGCCCATGAAATCCAGAAAATGCGCAAGGCGAAGGAACTCAAGGGTTGCACCATCGTCCCGCTGAAACTATACTTTAAGAACCGACGTGCTAAACTCGAAATTGGAATATGCAGAGGCAAGGATCAACGCGACAAGCGTCAGGATATAATCAACCGCGAAGCAAAGCTGGAAATGGACCGCGCCGCAAAGGCACACCGTTAA
- the dapA gene encoding 4-hydroxy-tetrahydrodipicolinate synthase, giving the protein MQITNASQLTGVFPALFTPLKNDDPKNLRNSIDYKKMGQMIDDVIANGASGVLPAVTTGQSATVSPQQHLDVIKFTLDYVDGRVPVIAGAGSNCTRESIEMIENVQKIAPVAVLCVTGYYNNPPQEGLLKHYRTLSSETGAKIVIYNVPGRTSSYVHPDTLIELAEDKNIIGLKQAVEFGFGEKFHEDTMRVIKETKGKDFAVMSGEDGLFADLLEMGGTGLISASGNIPEATKTFVELYKAFQAGDKEKAHNLQKDARDFIDITFCRKNPIPLGTLFNSPLFQPLVSVKDTANGADAVARIMKLIEEKAPSLKKYHV; this is encoded by the coding sequence ATGCAGATTACTAACGCTTCTCAACTTACTGGTGTTTTCCCCGCGTTGTTCACCCCGCTCAAGAACGACGACCCCAAGAACCTTCGCAACTCCATCGACTACAAGAAGATGGGTCAGATGATTGACGACGTGATTGCAAACGGCGCAAGTGGCGTGCTCCCTGCCGTGACCACGGGTCAGAGTGCGACGGTCTCTCCGCAGCAGCACCTCGATGTCATCAAGTTTACTCTCGACTACGTGGACGGCCGCGTGCCTGTTATTGCCGGTGCCGGCAGCAACTGCACCCGCGAATCCATCGAAATGATCGAGAACGTGCAGAAGATTGCCCCGGTGGCAGTCCTCTGCGTTACCGGCTACTACAACAACCCGCCGCAGGAAGGCCTCCTGAAGCACTACCGCACGCTCAGCAGCGAGACCGGTGCCAAGATCGTTATCTACAACGTTCCGGGCCGCACCTCCAGCTACGTGCATCCCGACACCCTTATCGAACTTGCCGAAGACAAGAACATCATCGGCCTCAAGCAGGCCGTGGAATTCGGCTTTGGCGAGAAGTTCCACGAAGACACGATGCGCGTCATCAAGGAAACGAAGGGCAAGGACTTCGCCGTGATGAGCGGTGAAGACGGCTTGTTCGCCGACCTCCTCGAGATGGGCGGCACGGGCCTCATCAGCGCTTCGGGCAACATCCCCGAGGCCACGAAGACGTTCGTCGAACTGTACAAGGCATTCCAGGCCGGCGACAAGGAGAAGGCGCACAACCTGCAGAAGGATGCCCGCGACTTTATCGACATCACGTTCTGCCGCAAGAACCCGATTCCGCTGGGCACACTGTTCAACAGCCCGCTGTTCCAGCCGCTCGTGAGCGTGAAGGACACGGCCAACGGCGCCGACGCTGTCGCCCGCATCATGAAGCTTATCGAAGAAAAGGCCCCGAGCCTGAAGAAGTACCACGTCTAG
- the obgE gene encoding GTPase ObgE — MFLDEKSIEVRSGKGGDGICSFHREKFVPLGGPDGGDGGRGGHVILKVNEQYSTLLDMGNARLYKAKNGQPGGAKRCTGASADDLIVDVPRGTIVKDSDGRILADLTEVGQKWIAARGGKGGMGNQHFATPKIQAPRKCTPGEKGEVRELFLELKLMADVGLVGFPNAGKSSLVNKISSGRPKVGDYPFTTLEPVLGIVQTNGHSFVVADIPGLLEGASEGKGLGHQFLKHIERTHTLLFVIDGFAENAYEQFTVLKEELKAFHPKLAKKPYLIALNKSDLGIDDALKQFKAHREKVIVTSAMNGDGCKELIQALDEAVPHVQKKKIGWESKSVPTASGKKGGWGKKA, encoded by the coding sequence ATGTTTCTTGACGAAAAATCAATCGAAGTGCGTTCCGGCAAGGGCGGCGACGGCATCTGCAGTTTCCACCGTGAAAAGTTCGTGCCTCTGGGAGGCCCGGACGGCGGTGATGGCGGGCGCGGCGGTCACGTAATCCTCAAGGTGAACGAGCAGTACTCCACGCTCCTCGACATGGGCAACGCGCGCCTGTACAAGGCGAAGAACGGCCAGCCCGGTGGAGCCAAGCGCTGCACGGGAGCTTCGGCGGACGACCTTATCGTGGATGTCCCGCGAGGCACAATCGTCAAGGACAGCGACGGCCGCATCCTGGCCGACCTCACCGAAGTAGGGCAGAAATGGATTGCCGCACGCGGCGGCAAGGGCGGCATGGGCAACCAGCATTTCGCCACCCCCAAGATCCAGGCTCCGCGCAAGTGCACTCCGGGCGAAAAGGGCGAAGTCCGCGAACTCTTCTTGGAACTCAAGCTCATGGCAGACGTGGGCCTCGTCGGGTTCCCGAACGCGGGCAAGTCGAGCCTCGTGAACAAGATTTCAAGCGGTCGCCCGAAAGTCGGCGACTACCCCTTCACCACCCTCGAACCGGTGCTCGGCATCGTGCAGACGAACGGCCACAGTTTCGTGGTTGCTGACATCCCCGGTCTCCTGGAAGGTGCCAGCGAAGGCAAGGGCCTCGGCCACCAGTTCCTCAAGCATATCGAACGCACGCACACGCTGCTGTTCGTGATTGATGGCTTTGCCGAGAACGCCTACGAGCAGTTCACCGTGCTCAAGGAAGAACTCAAGGCGTTCCACCCGAAGCTCGCCAAGAAGCCCTACCTCATTGCACTCAACAAGAGCGACCTCGGCATCGACGACGCCCTCAAGCAGTTCAAGGCTCACCGTGAAAAGGTCATCGTGACATCGGCCATGAACGGAGACGGCTGCAAGGAACTCATCCAGGCACTCGACGAAGCCGTCCCGCACGTGCAAAAGAAGAAAATCGGCTGGGAAAGCAAGAGCGTTCCCACCGCTAGCGGCAAAAAGGGCGGCTGGGGCAAGAAGGCTTAG